The sequence CAGGAATTCAATCCAGCGCAGGTCTTCCTGGCGGTACAGGCGATGCTGATTGCTTTGCCGCGGGACAGGATCTATCAAGCCTATCTTTTCGTAATAGCGCAAAGTGTGGACGCTGAGTCCGGTTGTTGCTGCTGCCTGTTGGATCGTGATGGAAGTGGCCATGGGATAAAGTGTAGAAGTTAGAGTGCGCTCTAGGTCAAGCACTATTATCACAGCAGTTTGCTGGCCGCGGGAGTCTGCCGGTCAACGCAAATGCATGGCAAACGATTAAAATTGGCGCTAGGTTATCGAAGATTGCTATAAAGATAATGCCGCGACAATGCAGCGACGATAACAGGCTGCCGGGCTCCGCCCAGGCATCGCTAAGGAAGCAGTAAGGGAAGCAATGCATATTCTTTTGGTGGAAGACGATTCGGTGCTGGCGGACGGCATCCTGCGCATTTTCAAAGGCCACGGCATGGTGGTCGACGTGGTGCAGAACGGTAACGATGCCGATGCACTGCTGCAGCGTACGGAAATCTCCGTGGTCGTGCTGGATATCGGTTTGCCCGGGATCGACGGCTTTGAAGTGGTGCGACGTCTGCGGGCGCGCGGCAGCCAGGTGCCGGTACTGCTGCTGACCGCGCGCGATTCGGTGCAGGACCGGGTTTACGGACTGGAACTGGGCGCCGACGATTATCTGGTCAAGCCGTTCGCCACGCAGGAGCTGGTGGCGCGGGTGCGCGCGCTCTTGCGCCGCAGCGCGCCGCAGCCGCTGGAAATGCACTTGGGCGGGCTGTCGCTGAATACTTCATCGCGGCGGGCCAAGATCAACGGCAAGACGATCGATCTCTCGGTGCGCGAGTGGGCGGTGCTGGAATACCTGCTGCAGCAAGCGTCGCGGGTGGTGTCGCGGCAGCAGATCATCGACGCCATCTTGCCGTGGGGCGCCGAGCTGACCCTGAATGCGGTGGAAGTCTACATCTCGCGCATCCGCCTGAAGATTGCCGATGCGGGTATTGAAATCCGCACCATACGCGGCTTCGGCTACATGCTGGAAAAAACCGAACCATGAAGCTGCCCAGCATCCGCGTCAGCTTGCTGAAGTGGCTGGTGGTGCCGCTGCTGAGCGTGAATATCATCGGCGCCGGCGTCACTTACTGGCTGGCCTGGATCCCGGCCCAGATCGCCTTTGACCAGAGTCTGGCGGATGCCGGCTGGGCCATGATCCCGCGTTTGCATGAGAATGGTTCGCAGGTAGAGATCGATCTGTCGAAGCAGGCC comes from Collimonas pratensis and encodes:
- a CDS encoding response regulator transcription factor is translated as MHILLVEDDSVLADGILRIFKGHGMVVDVVQNGNDADALLQRTEISVVVLDIGLPGIDGFEVVRRLRARGSQVPVLLLTARDSVQDRVYGLELGADDYLVKPFATQELVARVRALLRRSAPQPLEMHLGGLSLNTSSRRAKINGKTIDLSVREWAVLEYLLQQASRVVSRQQIIDAILPWGAELTLNAVEVYISRIRLKIADAGIEIRTIRGFGYMLEKTEP